In one window of Arachis ipaensis cultivar K30076 chromosome B06, Araip1.1, whole genome shotgun sequence DNA:
- the LOC107648739 gene encoding ras-related protein RABE1d, protein MALPPTPSRSRADYDYLIKLLLIGDSGVGKSCLLLRFTDDTFTTSFITTIGIDFKIRTLELDGKRIKLQIWDTAGQERFRTITSAYYRGAMGILLVYDITDESSFENIRNWIRNIEEHASDNVNRILVGNKADMDESKRVVPTSRGQALANEYGIKFFETSAKTNLNVEKIFLSISREVKHRLSDRGPKPESQTVKIGKHEQTRGSTASATVSHIPACCSL, encoded by the exons ATGGCTCTTCCTCCTACACCTTCAAGGTCTCGTGCTGACTATGATTACCTTATCAAGCTTCTTCTTATAGGCGATAGCG GAGTAGGAAAGAGTTGCTTACTATTACGTTTCACAGATGATACTTTTACTACAAGTTTCATCACCACTATCGG GATTGACTTTAAGATTAGAACACTTGAACTTGATGGGAAGCGCATCAAATTGCAAATATGGGATACTGCTGGTCAAGAACGTTTCAGAACAATAACATCTG CTTATTACAGAGGGGCCATGGGGATACTGCTGGTATATGATATAACAGATGAGTCATCTTTTGAAA ATATCAGGAACTGGATCAGGAACATAGAGGAGCATGCTTCCGACAATGTTAACAGAATATTAGTGGGAAATAAAGCTGACATGGATGAGAGCAAAAGG GTTGTCCCAACATCAAGAGGCCAGGCTTTGGCTAATGAATATGGTATCAAATTTTTTGAGACG AGTGCTAAAACAAATTTAAATGTGGAGAAGATCTTCCTTTCCATCTCAAGAGAGGTAAAGCATAGACTTTCAGATCGTGGTCCAAAACCAGAG TCTCAAACTGTTAAGATCGGCAAACATGAACAAACAAGAGGTTCAACTGCTTCAGCAACCGTGTCGCATATACCAGCATGCTGCAGCTTATGA
- the LOC107648740 gene encoding ras-related protein RABC2a, translating to MSSSSGQSSGYDLSFKILLIGDSGVGKSSLLVSFISNSVEDLAPTIGVDFKIKVLTVAGKRLKLTIWDTAGQERFRTLTSSYYRGAQGIILVYDVTRRETFTNLSEVWSKELELYSTNQDCVKILVGNKVDRESERAVSREEGLALAKELGCLLLESSAKTRENVEQCFEELALKIMEAPSLLEEGSTAVKRNVLKQKQEPQASQNGGCCS from the exons ATGAGTTCATCCTCAGGCCAGAGCAGTGGCTATGATCTCTCTTTCAAGatcttgttgattggtgattctGGTGTTGGAAAAAGTAGCCTTCTTGTTAGCTTCATTTCCAACTCTGTTGAAGATCTTGCACCAACAATTG GTGTTGATTTTAAGATCAAGGTGTTGACAGTGGCTGGGAAGAGGTTAAAGCTTACAATTTGGGATACTG CTGGGCAGGAAAGGTTCAGGACTCTAACGAGTTCTTATTACAGAGGAGCGCAAGGAATCATTCTCG TTTACGATGTCACGAGGAGAGAAACCTTCACAAACTTATCGGAAGTGTGGTCTAAGGAATTGGAACTCTATTCAACTAATCAAGATTGTGTGAAGATACTAGTTGGAAACAAAGTTGACAGA GAGTCTGAAAGGGCTGTTAGCAGAGAAGAGGGTTTAGCTCTCGCCAAAGAGTTGGGGTGTTTGCTTCTCGAAAGTAGCGCTAAAACTCGAGAAAATGTGGAGCAGTGCTTTGAGGAACTTGCTCTAAAG ATAATGGAAGCTCCTAGTCTTTTGGAAGAAGGATCAACAGCAGTTAAAAGAAATGTTTTAAAGCAGAAACAGGAACCCCAAGCATCACAAAATGGTGGTTGTTGCTCTTAA
- the LOC107646872 gene encoding protein MEI2-like 2, with amino-acid sequence MTCRYTSKMLLAAIDEKHKGTYDFFYLPIDFKNKCNVGYAFINMMSASHIIPFYETFNGKKWEKFNSEKVASLAYARIQGKVALVNHFQNSISTHCQ; translated from the exons atgaccTGCAGATACACCTCAAAAATGTTATTAGCTGCTATTGATGAAAAGCACAAGGGTACCTATGATTTTTTCTATCTACCAATCGACTTTAAG AATAAATGCAATGTGGGATACGCATTTATCAACATGATGTCGGCATCACACATTATTCCATTCTATGAG ACATTTAATGGGAAGAAGTGGGAGAAGTTTAATAGTGAAAAAGTTGCTTCCCTGGCATATGCACGAATCCAAGGAAAGGTTGCACTGGTGAACCACTTCCAGAATTCAATTTCTACACACTGCCAATGA